The region TAAATAATAAAAATTTCTTCATAGTTTTTATATTGATTGAACCTGGCAAAGGTATATAAAAAAGGCAGCTTCCATTTTAAAAGAAACTGCCTTTATCATTAGATTTTTCTAATCTTTAAATATTTTTTTAGTTATGCCAGAACACTCACTTTATTTTCGATTAGCTCGTAGATTGTATCTTTTCCGCTGTCTGGCTTTACATTTACTGCGCGAGTACCATTGAAATGAAGACAGGTAATAAAACCTTCTTTTACAGCATCCAGACAAGTAGCTCTTACACAATAATCTAAGGCAAGTCCTGCTATTTCCACCAATTCGATATCATGATATTTTAGAAAATCAGTAAGTCCTGTTTTCATAAAGTGATTGTTATCCTGGAATGCGCTATAACTGTCAATTTCAGGGTTTTTACCTTTCTGAATAATATGGGTAGCTTTGTCACGATTTAGTGCAGGGTGAAATTCTGCACCAGGTGTTCCTTGTACACAGTGATCAGGCCACATAAACTGAGGAATACCGTTCAATATAATTGTTTCGCCTACATTTCTGCTGTTATTGGAAGCAAAGCTTTTATGATTGGCCGGATGAAAGTCTTGTGTTAATACAATTTGATCGTACTGATCGCTATCCATAAGGCCTTTGATGTACGGAATAATTTCGCTGGCTCCTGGTACAGCTAAAGATCCTCCTTCACAGAAATCATTTTGTACATCTACTATAATTAATGCTTTTTTCATTTTGATGATTTAATTAACAAATTTATGGTAAATTTGATAGATAAACGAATTGCATGGATTTAGAGCAGAAAAAATATCCCATCGGAAGATTTCAGAAACCTGTGGAATTTGATGAAGGTAAAATAAAGGGCTGGATTACAGTTATAAAGGAATTTCCTGAGAAAGTAAAAGAACTAACACAAAATATGTCCGATGAACAATTGGATACTCCTTACAGAGAAAATGGTTGGACTGTACGACAGGTAGTGCACCATTGTGCAGACTCACATATAAATTCCTTTACAAGATTTAAGCTGGCTCTTACGGAAGACAAACCGGTTATAAAACCATATATGGAAAATTTGTGGGCAGAATTAGAGGACACGAAGCATCTGGCTATAGATTCATCATTATCCATATTGGAAGGCCTACATCATCGTTGGACGGTTTTGTTGGAAAGTATGACCACCGAGGATTATCACAGAATATTTGTGCATCCTGAGCATAATAATGAGATTACGCTCTATACAGCACTGGCAACCTATGATTGGCATTGTAACCATCATTTAGGGCATATACAATTAACATTACAAAAGTAAAATGGGAATATTTGATTTATTTAAAAATAAAGAAGAACTAAGGAATAGTCCGTGGCTTACCATAGAATCATCTGAAGATTTGGATAAGGTTGTTGAGGAGTCTAAGCATTCCAAAGTGGCAATTTTTAAACATTCTACAAGCTGTTTTATCAGTAAAATGGTTCTGAGAAATTTTGAAGCAGATCTTAATAAACAAACTCCTGATGGGTATAAATTTTATTATCTGGATTTGTTACGTTTCAGACCCATCTCTAACCAGATTGCTGAACAGTTTATGGTAAGGCATGAAAGTCCTCAAATCATTGTACTGGAAAATGGAAAGGCTATTTATAAAGCTTCACATGAAAATATAAACCTGGAATTACTACCTTAGAAGTATGGTAACAGAAAATTTTTCAAAATATATTCAACAGCTTTTTGGAATTCAGGATCAGCAGGTTTCGGTCTGCGAGAATCTGATTAAACTCAAAAAAGTTCCAAAAGGAAGAGTCCTTGTAAGAGCAGGAGAAATTAATAAAGAACTTTATTTTGTGGAACAAGGATTGCTTCGCCAATATTTTACGGATAAAAATGGTAAAGAGCATGTATTGTACTTTGCTCCGGAAAACTGGTTGCTGGGAGACAGAAATAGTTCATACTTCAGCGTTCCTACAGATTTCACAATAGAAGCTGTTGAAGATACGGTTGTTGTAATTCTGGAACCGGAATTTTTTATTAATCTGAGTAAAGAATACAAAGATGCTATTGAAAAATCTGAATTCTTATTACACCGTCATATCCGTCAGCTTCAGAAAAGAGTATCACAGTTATTAGGTGCTACAGCAGAAGAGCGATATCTGGATTTTATTACTACTTATCCAAACCTTATGATGAGGGTCCCTCAATGGATGATTGCGTCATATCTGGGAATAACACCGGAAAGCCTTAGCCGTGTCCGTAGAGAACTGGCAAAGAAAAACTTTCTTCCCGGATAGTTAGAATGTTACATTTAATATTTAGTATCACAAAAAATGAAAAAAATAACACTTCTGTTAGTTTTATGTGCAGGTTTGCTTAGTGCTCAGAAACTAACTTCAAATGAAATCTCTATTATAAAGCAAGGAGATATTCATTCTGCATTACCTGTTTATAACGTAAGTGAACCTGAACATAGTAAAACACTGCTTGGTATGTCCGCAGA is a window of Elizabethkingia anophelis R26 DNA encoding:
- the pncA gene encoding bifunctional nicotinamidase/pyrazinamidase encodes the protein MKKALIIVDVQNDFCEGGSLAVPGASEIIPYIKGLMDSDQYDQIVLTQDFHPANHKSFASNNSRNVGETIILNGIPQFMWPDHCVQGTPGAEFHPALNRDKATHIIQKGKNPEIDSYSAFQDNNHFMKTGLTDFLKYHDIELVEIAGLALDYCVRATCLDAVKEGFITCLHFNGTRAVNVKPDSGKDTIYELIENKVSVLA
- a CDS encoding YfiT family bacillithiol transferase; protein product: MDLEQKKYPIGRFQKPVEFDEGKIKGWITVIKEFPEKVKELTQNMSDEQLDTPYRENGWTVRQVVHHCADSHINSFTRFKLALTEDKPVIKPYMENLWAELEDTKHLAIDSSLSILEGLHHRWTVLLESMTTEDYHRIFVHPEHNNEITLYTALATYDWHCNHHLGHIQLTLQK
- a CDS encoding Crp/Fnr family transcriptional regulator, with translation MVTENFSKYIQQLFGIQDQQVSVCENLIKLKKVPKGRVLVRAGEINKELYFVEQGLLRQYFTDKNGKEHVLYFAPENWLLGDRNSSYFSVPTDFTIEAVEDTVVVILEPEFFINLSKEYKDAIEKSEFLLHRHIRQLQKRVSQLLGATAEERYLDFITTYPNLMMRVPQWMIASYLGITPESLSRVRRELAKKNFLPG
- the ytxJ gene encoding bacillithiol system redox-active protein YtxJ gives rise to the protein MGIFDLFKNKEELRNSPWLTIESSEDLDKVVEESKHSKVAIFKHSTSCFISKMVLRNFEADLNKQTPDGYKFYYLDLLRFRPISNQIAEQFMVRHESPQIIVLENGKAIYKASHENINLELLP